The Euleptes europaea isolate rEulEur1 chromosome 19, rEulEur1.hap1, whole genome shotgun sequence genome includes a window with the following:
- the CRYBA1 gene encoding beta-crystallin A3, whose amino-acid sequence MEELSAFTGRETIFAAKMAQTNPQSAQHGSWKITIYDQENFQGKRMEFTTSCPSVTECSFDNIRSLKVENGAWLGYEHTGFCGQQSILERGEYPRWEAWSGSNAYHVDRLMSFRPISSANHKESRITLYEKENFMGHQWEVQDDFPSLQAMGWGNSEVGSMKVPSGAWVCYQYPGYRGYQYILESDHHGGDYKHWREWGSHAQTFQIQSIRRIQQ is encoded by the exons ATGGAGGAACTGTCAGCATTCACTGGACGAG AAACCATCTTTGCAGCCAAGATGGCTCAaacaaatccccagtctgcccaGCACGGATCATGGAAG atcACCATCTATGATCAAGAGAACTTCCAGGGGAAACGGATGGAATTCACCACCTCCTGTCCCAGTGTCACAGAGTGCAGTTTCGACAACATCCGCTCGCTCAAGGTGGAGAATGGCGC TTGGCTCGGCTACGAGCACACCGGCTTCTGCGGGCAACAGTCTATCCTGGAGCGAGGCGAGTACCCCCGCTGGGAGGCCTGGAGTGGGAGCAACGCTTACCACGTCGATCGGCTGATGTCCTTCCGCCCCATCAGCTCAGCA AACCACAAAGAGTCCAGGATCACCCTGTATGAGAAGGAAAACTTCATGGGGCATCAGTGGGAGGTGCAAGATGACTTCCCCTCCTTGCAAGCCATGGGCTGGGGCAACAGTGAAGTGGGCTCCATGAAAGTTCCCTCCGGCGC GTGGGTCTGCTACCAGTACCCTGGCTACCGTGGCTACCAGTACATCCTGGAATCCGACCACCATGGTGGGGACTACAAGCACTGGCGGGAGTGGGGCTCGCACGCCCAGACATTCCAAATCCAGTCAATCCGGCGCATCCAGCAGTAG